gctaacctttcagagaaggaggaagaaaaattattgaaaactctgaagaagcaccgtgctgctattggatatacactgaatgatcttaaggacattagtcccactctatgccaacacaaaataaatttggagaaagatgccaaaccagttatttatcaccaacaacggctgaatcctaagatgaaagaagtggtaagaaaggaaatactaaagctccttgaggcaggtataatttatcctgttgctgatagtcagtgggtaagtcctgtccattgtgtccccaagaagggaggtataactgtcgttcctaatgataaagatgaattgattccacaaagaattattacaggatataggatggtaattgatttccgcaaattaaataaagctactaaaaaagatcattaccccttaccttttattgatcaaatgctagaaatattatccaaacatacacatttttgctttctagatggttattctggtttctctcaaatacctgtgtcagctgatgatcaagctaagaccacatttacttcccctttcggtacttttgcttatagacgtatgccttttggtttatgtaatgcacctgctacctttcaaagatgcatgatggctatattctctgacttttgtgaaaagatttgtgaggttttcatggacgatttatccgtttatggatcctcttttgatgattgcttgagcaaccttgatcgagttttgcagagatgtgaagaaactaatcttgtcttgaattgggagaagtgccactttatggttaatgaaggtattgtcttggggcacaaaatttctgaaagaggcattgaagttgataaagctaaagttgacgctattgaaaagatgccatgtcccaaggacatcaaaggtataagaagtttccttggtcatgccggcttttataggaggttcattaaggacttctcaaaaatttctcggcctctaactaatctattgcaaaaagatataccatttgtctttgatgatgattgtgtagaagcatttgaaatacttaagaaagcattgatttctgcacctatcgttcagccacctgattggaatttactctttgaaattatgtgtgatgctagcgattatgttgtaggtgctattctagggcaaagagttgataagaaattaaatgttattcaatatgctagtaaaactctagacaatgcccagagaaattatgccactactgaaaaagaattcctagcagttgtatttgcttgtgataagttcagaccttatattgttgattctaaagtaactattcacacggatcatgctgctattaaatatcttatggaaaagaaagatgctaaacctagacttattagatgggttctcttgctacaagaatttgatttacatattattgatagaaagggagctgagaaccccattgcagacaacttgtctaggttagagaatgttcttaatgacccactacctattgatgatagctttcctgatgaacaattaaatgtcataaatgcttctcgtactactccatggtatgctgattatgctaattacattattgctaaatttataccgcctagtttcacacatcagcaaaagaaaaagtttttctatgatttaagacattacttctgggatgacccacatctttataaagaaggagtagatggtgttattagacgttgtgtacctgggcatgaacaggaacagatcctacgcaagtgtcactccgaggcttatggaggacaccacgctggagatagaactgcacataaggtattgcaatccggtttttattggcctactctcttcaaggatgctcgtaagtttgtcttatcttgtgatgaatgtcaaagaattggcaatattagtagacgtcaagaaatatctatgaattattcacttgttattgaaccatttgatgtttggggctttgattatatgggaccgtttcctgcctctaatggatatacacatattttagttgctgttgattacgttactaagtgggtagaagctattccaactagtagcactgatcataacacctctattaagatgcttaaagaagttatttttccgaggtttggagtccctagatatttaatgactgatggtggttcacattttattcatggtgcttttcgtaaaatgcttgccaagtatgatgttaatcatagaattgcatctccttatcacccacagtctagtggtcaagtagaattgagtaatagagagcttaaattaattttgcaaaagactgttaatagatctagaaagaattggtccaagaaacttgatgatgcattatgggcctatagaactgcatataaaaatcctatgggtatgtctccgtataaaatggtttatggaaaagcatgtcacttacctctcgaactagaacataaggcatattgggccattaaagagctcaactatgatttcaaacttgtcggtgagaagaggttatttgacattagcgcacttgatggagaacccaagcctatgagaatgctaaattgttcaaagaaaaagttaaaagatggcatgacaaaagaatacaaaagcgtgagtttaatgtaggtgattatgtattattatacaactctcgtttaagattttttgcaggaaaacttctctctaaatgggaaggtctttacgttatcgaggaggtctatcgttccggtgccataaaaatcaacaacttcgaaggcacaaatccgaaggtggtaaacggtcaaagaatcaaacactatatctcaggtaatcctataaatgttgaaactaatgttattgaaaccgtaaccccggtggaatacataagagacactttccagaacgtttcagactccgaaaaggaataggtatgtggtacggtaggtaaaccaactccaaaacagttttaatgGCATTTTTCTCCGTtttagaatatttagaaaaatagaaaaataagaagctgtccgggaaggacacgagggctccacgagggtggacggcgcgccctaccccctgggtgcgtccCCTGCCTCgcgggcacctcgtgcgctctccggactctgttttcttgcacgatacgtattttgatcggtaaaaattcattatataatctcccgaaggttttgaccaccgtatcacacaattatcctctattcttgtttcgagctgttttctatcaaggttgtcaaggccaggcatcatgtcgaccccctcctccaacaatggtgacaacgatgcttggctaatgaagatagagctgaagagggaagaacccatggagatcaacaaggatgaagggatcaagaaggccacggaggaccaagctccggcagcagaagacatccttcaacttgatcacaatcttcttaccccaactgagatcgaagctttcaagatgattgagttagctcgtatacaaaacaagtatctcacacgtgaaaatattttgttgaaggagcatatctccgcactcaagggcattatctgcaagctggaggacctcttacgcttgatgtgcgactatccatcatcacctccatcttcttcaccagtaaaggagacataatcatatgggtatgggcactccccttggcaactgccaagcttgggggaggtgccccggtatcgtatcaccatcacatctctatctttaccgtttttcttagttcaatccttttagtaatatcttgatctagtagaataaagtttttggtatgatctagttttgagttttgctttatgatccctctatgtaatcgagtccgtgagctatataataaagattagtgttgagtcaagggcttgattattttgctatgatcttgagtgaataaaagaaaaagaaaggaataaaaagaaacaaagagatcatattgatcttatggagagtaatgacttcacatagaaaaaatatgatgattaaaagttgttgagagttgacaaatttagttttggtcatcgttgcaattaagaggaagtaataaagaaagagaggtcacacatataaatatactatcttgcacatcttttatgattgtgagcactcattaaaatataacatgctaaagagttgatgttggacaaggaagacaacgtaatgggttatgttttcttatatctgagataaagtatattgtcctggatcatccaacatgttgagcttgccttttcccctcatgttagccaaattctttgcaccaagtagagatactacttgtgcttccaaatatccttaaacccagttttgccatgagagtccaccatacctacctatggattgagtaagatccttcaagtaagttgtcatcggtgtaagcaataaaaattgctctctaaatatgtatgattgattagtgtggaggaaataagctttatacgatcttgtgatgtggaagaaataaaagcgacagactgcacaataaaggtccatatcacaagtggcaatataaagtgacgttctttcgcattaagattttgtgcatccaaccctgaaagcgcatggcaacctctgcttccctctgcgaagggcctatcttttatcattatcttctaccttatgcaagagtcatggtgatcttcacctttcctttttacattttatcctttggcaagcacagtgtgttggaaggatcctgatatatatatatatatatatatatatatatatatatatatatatatatatatataattggatgtaagttagcatgagttattattgttgacattacccttgaggtaaaaggatgggaggcgaaactataagcccctatctttctctgtgtccgattaaaactccgtaaccacaagtattgcgtgagtgttagcaattgtgaaagactaaatgatagttgagtatgtggacttgctgaaaagctctgacatagactctttctgatgttatgataaattgcaattgcttcaatgactgagattatagtttgttagttctcaataaattTTCTGGTtcgtacttgacattgtgaatagattattacttgagcataagaaatcatatgacaatatccatatatgttgctgttataagaatgatcatgatgccctcatgtctgtattttattttatcgacacctctacctctaaacatgtggacatatttatcgttattggcttccgcttgaggacaagcgaggtctaagcttgggggagttgatacgtccattttgcatcatgcttttacatcgatatttattgcattatgggctgttattacacattatgtcacaatacttatgtctattctctcttattttacaaggtttacataaggagggagaatgccgacagctggaattctgggctggaaaaggagcaaatattagagacctattctgcacaactccaaaagtcctgaaactccacggaacttatttttggaaataataaaaaatattgagtggaagaaataccagaggggggccacccaccaggcacgagggtgggggcgcgccctacccccctgggcgcgcccctgcctcgtgggccccctggcggccctccggtggccatcttctgctatgtgaagtctttcatccgaagaaaaatcataagcaagctttcgggacgagactccgccgccacgaggcggaaccttggcggaaccaatctagggctccggcagagctgttctgtcggggacacttccctccgggagggggaaatcatcgccatcttcatcaccaacgatcctctcattgggagggggtcaatctccatcaacatcttcaccagcaccatctcctctcaaaccctagttcatcccttgtatccaattcttgtctctaagtctgggattggtacctgtgggttgctagtagtgttgattactccttgtagttgatgctagttggtttatttggtggaagatcatatgttcagatccattatgcatattaatacccctctgattatgaacatgaatatgatttgtgagtagttacatttgttcctgaggacatgggagaagtcttgctattagtagtcatgtgaatttggtattcgtttgatattttgatgagatgtatgttgtctctcctctagtggtgttatgtgaacatcgactacatgacacttcaccattgtttgggcctagaggaaggcattgggaagtaatgagtagatgatgggttgctagagtgacagaagcttaaaccctagtttatgcgttgctttgtaaggggctgatttggatccatatgtttcatgctatggttaggtttaccttaatacttcttttgtagttgcggatgcttgcaataggggttaatcataagtgggatgcttattcaagtaagaacagcacccaagcaccggtccacccacatatcaaattatcaaagtaccgaacgcgaatcatatgaacgtgatgaaaactagcttgacgataattcccatgtgtcctcgggagcgttttcctttatataagagtttgtccaggcttgtcctttgctataaaaaggattgggccaccttgctgcactttatttacttttgttacttgttgctcgttataaattatcttatcacagaactatctgtcacctataatttcagtgcttgcagagaataccttgctgaaaaccgcttatcatttccttctgctcctcgttgggttcgacactcttacttatcgaaaggactacgatagatcccctatacttgtgggtcatcacctgccCGGCAAGGCTTTGCACAGGGTAAGCACGACACATGACGGGGATCGTGCATGCAAATCGAGGAGCCACACCCCCCATTTTCCCACTAACGCACGACGTTACCGCTTCAGCGCGCGAACACGCAAATTCAAATCCCGAGGTTTCCGGGACGAATCAATCCGATTGATTCCCACCGATTCCTTTCCTAAAGGACGCTCGCCAGTCTGACTGACCACCCTCCGTGGGGATTCGTGCACTCGGCCACGTTAAACACCTGACTGAAGTCTTCTTCAGGATCGTTATGTGACGAGCTTGATGCCCCTCTGTGGGTTCACTTGGCCCTCTCGGTAGGCTCCAAGGCGCATGACTCGTAAACCTGGACTTCTAGAAGGCCCATGCCAGTGTTCTCCTGGGATAAGGAGTGGTGTCTCTCCAGAGAGTCAGACCACGCGATGGCGTCGCTCCTCGAGTTGTCATGGCATGCCCTCACTCGGCCCCCCAGTCTATCTCTTCCGAGAGACAAATGAATGCCACCGGGTTTTTTCTTGACGATCAACAACACCCGATCGTCCGGGTAAAACTATGGTCCAGAATCCGTTGCATTTCCATCCAATGAACAACAAATCATGACTCAGAAACATATTCCTAGCGGCCTTGCAGCACTCGGACTTAACCGAAGGGTCGACTTGTTTGTTCTACGAAATGTCAACCGATTCGGGGGATAATGATGTGGTCAACTATTACTGGTAGGGTCAAGGACCCATCATTTTGGACCCACATGGGGCTCATCACCATCGTAGGTAGGTTCCTGGACCATGCCATCATTCGGATGCGTCCATCAGGAGGATCGCTCGGACGGCTCTACAGCACTCGGAAAACCACACGTCACTCGGCGGACAATCAACCACTCGGACGTACATGGCAAGAAGGCGTCGTGGGAGCTGCAACAGTCGAGGGATCCTAAGTCGTCCACTAAATAGAGCTAAAGCTACCGTTACCTGCAACTGCTGTAGTATAGGCTCATTACACCAGTAACCGCCTCATTCAATGGCATTAATTGCCCCGGCGGCGTGGGAGACATGGGGCTgcagtgcactctatataagccgcaccCCTCTCCGTAGCCGGGCACGTTCAACCTTGTAACCATATCCATGAAATTAAAGCAAGCCTCAGGGCACGAAACGtaaggcttttacctccaccgagtgAGGGGCCTAAACTCATTAAACACCGTGTGTTACACCTACGCCGTAGCTAGTCTCTGCCCCCTTattcgtacccctagtactcattgtcaggatCATAACCCCGACAACTGGTTCGGCAACTCCTCTCCCGCCACCAGTTGCAGTCACTTTGTGCTCATGCAGTTGTAGTCGAGTTATAATGCTTTTAGTTGCATGtctagtggtggacatgcaactgatTTGACAACCTCCTCTCAACCCTAGCTATAGTAGCTTTGTGCTCATGCAGTTGCACTCAGTTTACAATGCTTGCACTTGCAAGTCTAGTTTTGTACATGCAACTGGCCCCGACAACCACCTCCTCAACTCAGTTACAGTGGCTTTGTGCCCCGTGTACTTGCAGTTGGGTTACAAAACTTGGAGTTGCATGTCTAGCGGTGGACATGCAACCGGCCCGATAACCCCCTCCCACTCCAGTTGCACTTGTACTGTAGCCCGTGCAATTACAGTCAGGTCAGAAAACTTGGAGTTGCATGTCTAGCGTTGGAAATGCAAATGGCCCGACAACCCTCTCCCACCTTAGTTGCCCTCATACTGTGGCCCGTGTAGTTGCAGTCGAGTTAAAACACTTGTAGTTGCATGtctagtggtggacatgcaactgacCCGACAACCCCCTTTGACACCAGATGCAGTTGATTTTGTGCTCATGCAGTTACAATCAAGTACAACGATTGCAATTGCATATAAAATGGTGGACATGCAAAGTGTTCATGGCACCCCGACCAACGTCGGCCAGATGCCTGCATGTGCCGGCCTAGGACAGGTCCCCAAAAAGTTTCTGCTCCTAATCCGACCTACAAtaatagaaacaaaaaagacaaaatgaaATGTGAATAGTGTCAAAATATTATTCAACCAAACTTTTCACTATTCACATTCGAATTTATCTTCTTTGAATCTCTAATTGTACATCGAGTTTTGAGATGATTTTTTAGAGTTGTAGACACACCCTGGAGATATGTTGTCATATAATTTTAGAATTTTTCATAATGTGTAAATATGATTTTGTGGTTGATCTCACCTAATGTGAGATCCTATACTAATCTCCCCCGTACTCTTCGGGAATCACCCGCACAGATCGGCCAGGTAGGACCAGGCCACCGCAAATCGGCCCTACCGCTGTCGCGTCACCAACACACACACATCATTGGGACGACAACTCGCGTCGCTCACCGAGCCCTACCCTAGCTCGGCGCCCCTAACTAGATGTGCCACCGTGCGCTAGTTATCCACACGTGAAGGAGGGAGGTGCCCCGCCACCAGCCATCGCGAGGAGCTTtgcccgggcggcggcggaggaagggggagagggagcaTAGTTGCGGGACGTGGCAAGCGCCACCGCCACACGAGTCGTCCGGGGCCGGGGAGGGAGGGCGGCTAGGGACGTTTTTTACCCCTCAAATAATGGGTACTCTTTCGAGATGTACATACACACTTGAGAATTAATAAATATGATTGCTAAATCTCAGTCAACTGAGACTTAATAAAATCTTAGTCGATCCTATATTTGTTAGATCTTATGTGAAGATtcgtataatttttttatttttttctttcttctttttataTGTTCTATCACTTGACGTCAATCGAGATCTAGCCACACCTTTAAAAATCAGGACTAGTCGTCCATTCACTTCATTTCCATCTCATTTCAGGCATTGAGGTTTCGTTGTTTGTTTTTAACCAAGCACCATGACGCCTGATCTAAAACATATTTTCGTTCCTAATCTAGTGCAGGATTCAAAGATTTCTTCCACACAAGCACAACGCCAAGTGCACCACAAATACTCGTATAAAATGAAACCATTTAACTCGAGGTAACTTAGAGTTTTAAAACTCATCTTAGAACAAAAATAAGCTTCAGAACTCTCTGTTTTTGATTTCGTCCTGGAGCCAAAACAACAAAGAGATTGACAATCTGCAGCAATCCTATTACTCCTGTCCTGTGTTCAATTAAAACAGCAAAAAACGTGGCATCTTGCTGTGCCTAACCTGGAACTCCAACAGCAAAACCTCTGAAAAATCTTTCTCAGGGAGGAAGGATTAGCCACTTAAGTTTCGATCTTGGCGTCCATCTTGAGAGACGCCTCCTTGTTCAGGAGCGGGCTCGCCGTCCGGTTCGCCACCGGCTTCACCTTGGGGTTGGTCAGCGAGCGGTGCCGGAAGCCGTAGAGCCTGAGCACCTGGTTGTCGGCGAAGTTGAAGGCGCGCTCCATGCCGGTGAGGCACTGCTCCACCGGGTAGTCGCCGTAGCTGCCGCAGGGCTTGCATCCGACGAAGTGCGTGATGAAGGGCCACCGCTCGTCGCCGAGCCCCGGGTGGTGCTTCTCCATCATCTCCTCGTACTTGTCCACCAGCCCCGCCCAGAAGCCgtggaggtagtattggttctcCACGTACACCTTCTCCATCCACCGCTCCTTCTCCGTGAGCAGCAGGTGGATGAGCGCCGACTGGTCGTCCGCCTCGAACGCCGGCCGGCCCGTCAGGCTCGCCGTCAGCACCTTCCCGGCCGCCTCGCGGACGCGGCCCTTGGGCCCCATGGGCGCCCACGCGTCCAGCAGCTCCATGGACCACTGGCAGTTCCGGAGCAGGAAGCTGCCGGTGTTGAGGGCCACCCAGGAGCGCTGCTTGTTGAGGAGCTCAGGGTAGCCGTGGATGACGAGGTTGCTCCCCTCGTAGCGGGAGAGCGGGATCTCGAAGCCCATGTCGGTGAAGAGCGCGTCGCTGTCCATCCACCACACCCACTCCACCTCCGGGTGCGACAGCATCAGGCGGCGCAGCAGAGGCAGCTTGGACCAGTACCCGGAGAGCTCGCGGTCGAGGTGCACCATGTTGTGCACGATCTCGATGCCGTGGAGGCGGCAGTAGTCGATCTTGTTCTTGGTCGACTTGAGCAGGTAGTGGTCGCCGGCCGGGTTGTCGCATGGCCCCGGCGACGACCCGGTCACCAGCAGGATCCTCGGGTTGCCCCGCGCGTCGCGGGAAGGGAACCCCGGATTCTGGGACAGCCACTGGCGGCGCTTGGCGTTCCACCGCGTGATGCTGGGGCCGAGGGTGTAGTTCTTCTCCTCGACGACGGGCATGGCCGTCGAGTTGCCTGACAAGGACGCATCGACGACGGGCTGGTCCTCgtcgtcggggtcggagtcggtgcgTATCTCGCGGAGAATGCGCTCGATGTCCTCGGCGACCTTGGCGTCAGCTGCCGCGTCGCCACCGCCCTCGCCGGAGAAGGCCATGAGGTTGATGCCGACGGTGCCGCGGAGCACGAGGATGGTGATGAAGCCGCATATGAGCGTCATCTTGACGTTGTTGATGGTCTTCTGCATCTGCTTGTTCCCTCCGCGCGCCGGCCTCCCCGGCCGCCCCAACCCGCCGGCCGCCATGGCAGCAGACGCGCGTACGACCGAGAGCTACTTAACTAGCTAGCGTAGCTTCTCTTCTCTCTCGATCCTGGCGCAATGGCTGGCTTGGGCCAGGAGCGGTTTGCTCCGAGATGTATAGTGTTTCCGAGCTCCTCTGTGGAGACGAGGAGGAGGGTTTTGGTTGGGATCGACGACGACGTGCCGGCTAGTGGGCGCCGACGCTTCCGTCTTCATCGATCGGAGTGCGGAGGAAGTCAGCGGCGCGCGAGTTCCGGGGAATATGAAATTGCGAGATCGGCAGTGTATGGCAGGCCAGCTTCGATTCCTGCCTCGTATTAGAATATGATGATACTAGCCGGTACGGCGCGTTGATCTGCCAAAGTTTTCTGAGAGATCGGATGCATGGAAACAAGGCCGGTGTATTCATGTGCGTCGGTGCGTGTGGACGTTTCCTTCCGGCGTCTGGCCGAATCTATGATTTGGGTGACATTTGGCGGCAACCCAGGAACGGAGCGGGAGGAGTTGGTGGGTAGAACGTTGACTCCCATCGTTCCGTGTCAGTACacacgaagggcctatcttttcatGACATTTTTAGTCGTAACGTGGGTGATACTTTTCAGAAAATGCCATGTCGCTCTGAAAAAACTGTTACCCACATGTACTGAAAATGCCGTGAAAATCGTCTTGTGTTTTTTTCTCACGCTTTGATTTACAAGATTTTTTTGAGTACATCAAAGGcaataccatatttttatagaagaagaGAAACAACTGTTTACAAGAGACCTAAGAATGATGCGAACATCACCGTAGGTACACCTGCACCAACATAATTACATAGTCTACTCACACAAATCTACGCAGCCCTACCACTCAGCACACCGGCTTGTTTCCAAGCTTTGATCTCCTCTAGGATTTGTTGCACCAGGACACTATGCAAACGATGGTTGGCAGGAAAAACTCgcacgacattggtgatcaacGGTTGTAGCCCACTGAAAATGGGATATAGGACTGCAATCTTCTGTCATCCATGTAGCAGTGCTTTAGTGGCACTAGCCTTGTGGGTGTTATGACATGTTCCAAACGGTTGAAAATCCTCGtgagtccaaacacgatgaaactttacgatgatttttctggaccagaagggaccctagaaggttccggaggaggtCGAAAGACCTACTGGAGAGCCACGAGCTCAccgggcgcgccccctgagctCATGGGCCCCATATAGCTCCGTTTGATCTAATTCCACCTCcacaaattcacaaatattcccaaaccaatagaGAGCAACCCAAAACACTTTTTCATCCGCTGCAGGCTTCTGTACTTCCATGATCCtatcttgaggccttttccggtactctgccggaggggggatcgatatcgaagggcttctacatcatctgtGCTGTcgtccgatgatgcgtgagtagttcaccacagacttacgggttcatagctagtagctagatgacttctctcTCTTTGATGTTCAATACAATGTCTTCATCAACCTTCTTgaagttctatccgatgtaatctttctttgcggtgtgtttgttgggatccgacgaattgtgggtttatgatcagattattcattgaaagtaattgagtcttttctgaactttattatgcaccattgtatagctttgtatttctctccgacctATCCgtttggtttcgccaactagattgatttaccttcagtgtgagaggtgctttgtaatgggttcaatcgtgcggtgtcctcacccagtaacagaaggggtatggagacacgtattgtattgttgctattaagggtaaaacgatggggtttaatcatattgcttgagtttactttgtctatatcatgtcatcttgcttaaggcgttactctttttGTCATGAAcgtaataccatagatgcatgctggatagcggtcgattggtggattaatagtagtagatgcaggcaggagtcggtctacttgtcatggacgtgatgcctatatacatgatcattgccatgaatacgtcataactatgcgcttttctatcaattgcccaacaatattttg
This window of the Triticum aestivum cultivar Chinese Spring chromosome 5D, IWGSC CS RefSeq v2.1, whole genome shotgun sequence genome carries:
- the LOC123124561 gene encoding probable glycosyltransferase 3; this translates as MAAGGLGRPGRPARGGNKQMQKTINNVKMTLICGFITILVLRGTVGINLMAFSGEGGGDAAADAKVAEDIERILREIRTDSDPDDEDQPVVDASLSGNSTAMPVVEEKNYTLGPSITRWNAKRRQWLSQNPGFPSRDARGNPRILLVTGSSPGPCDNPAGDHYLLKSTKNKIDYCRLHGIEIVHNMVHLDRELSGYWSKLPLLRRLMLSHPEVEWVWWMDSDALFTDMGFEIPLSRYEGSNLVIHGYPELLNKQRSWVALNTGSFLLRNCQWSMELLDAWAPMGPKGRVREAAGKVLTASLTGRPAFEADDQSALIHLLLTEKERWMEKVYVENQYYLHGFWAGLVDKYEEMMEKHHPGLGDERWPFITHFVGCKPCGSYGDYPVEQCLTGMERAFNFADNQVLRLYGFRHRSLTNPKVKPVANRTASPLLNKEASLKMDAKIET